Within the Novosphingobium pentaromativorans US6-1 genome, the region CGGAGGGAAGCACCTGCATGGCTGCATTCCACGGCAACATTACCGCGCCGTGTCGCCCCGGATAGTCCCGGGCAGCGGCAATGCGTTCGAGTCCCGGCCAGTCCGGCAGGTCAACCTTTCCGGCCAGCCAGTCCTCCACGGCCCTTCCGGCCTCATGTACCTCGATCCCGGTCATGCCGACGACAGCTTCTGCGAAGATCGCCGCCGCGGCCTGTCCAATGGCACAGGCCTGGCTGCGCACGCCGACCTCGGTGACTGTACTGCGCTCATCGACCGCGAGGCCCAGCGCAATCGTGCTGCCGCACGAACGTGAGCGGGCCTCTCCCTGCAGCGGAAAATCCTCGCGCCAGGGAAAGCGCGCAAGCGCGACCGCCAGCGAAAGGACCTCGGGGGTGTAAAGGACAGTGGTCGACACAGGGGTGGCTCTTGCTTCGATTGGGGCTACTCGGCCGCGACCGCAGCATCCTCCTCGTTGAGCTGCTGGCGCCGCTCGTTGATCATCTTCACCATGGCTTCGCTACTGGCATTGACGAAGGGATAGGAGCGCGCGGTCACGATCCAATCGGGCCGGCCGGCAACGCCCCATACGGTATCATATCCAAGAACCAGCACCGAGAAGGCCAGCACGACGATGATGACGCCCTTCACCGCGCCGAACCCGAAACCCAGGACCCGGTCGATCGGCCCCAGCAGCGAACCGCGGCTCTTGCTGCCGGCCCAGCGGGCAACAAGCCTCACGGCCACGTAAGGCCCCAGCAACAGCAGCGCAAAGGCAAGGATCGCCGATCCCGAACCCTCTCCGATGTAGGGGACGAGCACTTCGGTGACGGGTGTATGGAACATGCGAATTGCGAAAATTGCGAATATCCACGCCGCCAGCGTGAGAATTTCCTGCACGAATCCGCGGAAGAAGCCGGTCAGGGCCCCGATCCCCACGAACAGCAGGACAACGATATCGAAGCCACTCATAGTAAACTGCAATTAAGCATCCGAAAGAATGCGGTCAACGAGGTTGGGAAGCATTGTCAGACCGGAAAACCGGATGCCCTTGTCGGGCGGCGGTCCACCGGCAGGTCCAATAGCCTTGCCGAAACCGAGTTTCGCCGATTCGCGCTGTCGGATCGATGAATGGGCCACGGGCCGAATTTCACCGGCGAGCGAAACTTCGCCGAACCAGACAGCGTCCGTCGGCAGAGGCTTGTCACCAAGGGCCGAGACGAGCGCAGCGGCCACGGCAAGGTCGGCCGCCGGATCGGCAAGGCGATAACCGCCAGCGACGTTGAGATAGACTTCTGCACTGGAGAAATTAAGGCCGCAGCGCGCCTCGAGCACGGCGAGCAGCATGGCCATGCGGCCATTGTCCCACCCGACGACGGCACGGCGCGGCGTCGCCCCGCTCTGCAGGCGCACGATAAGCGCCTGTATTTCCACGAGGACTGGCCGGGTCCCTTCCATCGCCGGGAAGACCGCGCTGCCCGCCATCGGTTCCTCGCGGCCAGAAAGGAACAGCATCGAGGGATTGCCGACTTCGGCAAGTCCGTCGCCCTCCATGGCGAAGACGCCGATCTCGTCGACCGGACCGAAACGGTTCTTGAGCGAGCGCAGGATGCGGTACTGGTGACTGCGTTCCCCCTCGAAGCTCATCACCACGTCGACCATGTGCTCCAGCACGCGCGGACCGGCGATATTGCCGTCCTTGGTGACGTGACCGACGAGGATGAGGGTGACGCTGTTTTCCTTGGCGTAGCGGATCAGTTCGAAGGCGCACCCGCGCACCTGGCTGACCGACCCGGGCGCCCCCTCGATCTGGTCCGAGTGCATCGTCTGGATCGAATCGATGACCAGGAGCGACGGCGGCTCATCCATCCCCAGCGTCGTGAGAATGTCCCGAACCGATGTTGCGGAGGCCAGGCGAATCGGACACTTCGACAGGCCGAGGCGTTCAGCGCGCAGCCGAACCTGACCGGACGCTTCCTCGCCGCTGACATAGACGACGTCACGCCCGGCCCTGGCGATGTGCGCCGAGGCCTGCAGCAGCAGCGTCGATTTGCCGATACCCGGATCCCCCCCCATGAGGATCGCCGATCCGGGGACCAGGCCGCCACCCAGGGCGCGGTCGAACTCGGCAAGGCCGCTGGCCTGCCTCTGGGGAATCTCGCCGGGCTGGTCGAGCGGGGTGAACTGTATCGGGCGACCGCCGGAAGAGAGATCGTGCTTGGAGGAAAAGACCGTCTGCGGTGCTTCCTCGACAAGCGAGTTCCATTCACCGCAGTCCGCGCACTGCCCCTGCCACCGGGTCGCGACGCTTCCGCAATTCTGACAGACGTAACGACGTTTGGGCTTTGCCATAGGCTGCGCCTATCCGGAACGGAATGAGAACGCAATTGCCTTTCTCCTTGATCCGGGCCAAGTATGCGGAATGCGGCAGAAAGAACTGCGGATCACGCTCGTCTGCTATGGGGGCATCTCTCTTGCCGTCTACATGCATGGCGTGACCAAGGAGCTGTGGAAGGTCCTTCGGGCAAGCCGGGCGTTCTGGGCCGACGAAGGCATCCTTGAGAGCAGCGAGGCCGTTTATGCACGGCTGCTGCGCAGGCTGGAACAGGGCAGCAACCTGAAACTGCGGGTTCTTTCCGACATCGTCGCCGGGGCGAGCGCGGGCGGGATCAACAGCATCTTCCTCGCGCAGGCGATCCACACCGGCCAGTCGCTCGAACCCTTGACCGAACTGTGGCTCGAATGCGCTGACGTCGACGTCCTGCTCGATCCCGATGCCAAGCCCTGGTCGCGTGCCGCCAAGTTCTGGGCAAGTCCGATCGTCTATTACCTCCTCCACCGCCCCGGCAATGCGGTGAGCGCTTCGGTCGCCCCTGAGACCCGCACCGAAGTGCGCGACAAGCTCTCGCGCCTGATCCGCTCGCGCTGGTTCGAGCCGCCCTTCAGCGGCATCGGCTTCTCGCGCCTCATCAACCGGGCGATGATGGCGATGGCAGAGGCGCCCGAGGGCAAGCCCCTGCTTCCGGCGCGGCACCCGCTCGACCTGTTCGTGACGGCGACCGACTTCAAGGGGCACCTTGAAACCCTGCGGCTCCACTCGCCCGAACTGGTGCTGGAGAGCGAGCATCGCCTGACCATCGATTTTCACGTCAAGTCGC harbors:
- the radA gene encoding DNA repair protein RadA, coding for MAKPKRRYVCQNCGSVATRWQGQCADCGEWNSLVEEAPQTVFSSKHDLSSGGRPIQFTPLDQPGEIPQRQASGLAEFDRALGGGLVPGSAILMGGDPGIGKSTLLLQASAHIARAGRDVVYVSGEEASGQVRLRAERLGLSKCPIRLASATSVRDILTTLGMDEPPSLLVIDSIQTMHSDQIEGAPGSVSQVRGCAFELIRYAKENSVTLILVGHVTKDGNIAGPRVLEHMVDVVMSFEGERSHQYRILRSLKNRFGPVDEIGVFAMEGDGLAEVGNPSMLFLSGREEPMAGSAVFPAMEGTRPVLVEIQALIVRLQSGATPRRAVVGWDNGRMAMLLAVLEARCGLNFSSAEVYLNVAGGYRLADPAADLAVAAALVSALGDKPLPTDAVWFGEVSLAGEIRPVAHSSIRQRESAKLGFGKAIGPAGGPPPDKGIRFSGLTMLPNLVDRILSDA
- a CDS encoding CvpA family protein, translated to MSGFDIVVLLFVGIGALTGFFRGFVQEILTLAAWIFAIFAIRMFHTPVTEVLVPYIGEGSGSAILAFALLLLGPYVAVRLVARWAGSKSRGSLLGPIDRVLGFGFGAVKGVIIVVLAFSVLVLGYDTVWGVAGRPDWIVTARSYPFVNASSEAMVKMINERRQQLNEEDAAVAAE
- a CDS encoding iron-sulfur cluster assembly scaffold protein, whose product is MSTTVLYTPEVLSLAVALARFPWREDFPLQGEARSRSCGSTIALGLAVDERSTVTEVGVRSQACAIGQAAAAIFAEAVVGMTGIEVHEAGRAVEDWLAGKVDLPDWPGLERIAAARDYPGRHGAVMLPWNAAMQVLPSA